One stretch of Oncorhynchus clarkii lewisi isolate Uvic-CL-2024 chromosome 3, UVic_Ocla_1.0, whole genome shotgun sequence DNA includes these proteins:
- the LOC139401132 gene encoding inhibin beta B chain-like produces MKIYNLTLACLMACILSICFTLGTTGAETQTVTQESCASCGMPEASERVDIDLLEAVKRHILNRLQMRERPNITHPIPKAAMVTALRRLHAGKLREDGRVEIPNLDGQAAYSNEGQETSEIISFAESDELTSSQASKSSLYFLISSEGNQNLYVSQANLWLYFRLQPTGSEKGPRRKVTVKIHYKEAGTGTAGGAGGGTGPGGGGRWTLVEKRVDLKRSGWHTFPMSEAVRAVFGKGGRRQDLEVHCDGCEASNVVPILVDTADPSHRPFLVVRARQVEEKHRIRKRGLECDGSSGGLCCRQQFYIDFRLIGWNDWIIAPAGYYGNYCEGSCPAYMAGVPGSASSFHTAVVNQYRMRGMSPGSVNSCCIPTKLSTMSMLYFDDEYNIVKRDVPNMIVEECGCA; encoded by the exons ATGAAAATATATAATCTCACGTTGGCTTGTTTAATGGCTTGCATCCTTTCCATCTGCTTTACTTTGGGCACAACTGGGGCAGAGACTCAAACCGTGACCCAGGAGTCGTGCGCTTCGTGCGGGATGCCGGAGGCGTCAGAACGGGTGGATATAGACTTATTGGAAGCAGTTAAGAGGCACATCTTGAACAGGTTACAAATGAGAGAAAGACCCAACATCACACATCCTATCCCGAAAGCGGCAATGGTGACAGCGCTGAGGCGGCTACACGCAGGTAAACTACGAGAAGACGGAAGGGTTGAGATCCCTAACCTTGATGGACAGGCTGCCTACAGTAACGAGGGGCAAGAGACTTCGGAGATAATCAGCTTCGCCGAATCAG aTGAGCTGACTTCATCTCAAGCATCTAAGTCCAGCCTCTACTTCCTCATCTCCAGTGAAGGGAACCAGAACCTGTACGTGTCTCAGGCCAACCTGTGGCTCTACTTCAGGCTGCAGCCCACCGGCTCCGAGAAAGGGCCTCGACGAAAAGTCACAGTGAAGATCCACTACAaggaggcagggactgggactgcAGGTGGAGCCGGGGGGGGAACAGGGCCAGGGGGAGGAGGTCGGTGGACCCTGGTGGAGAAGCGCGTGGACCTTAAGCGCAGTGGCTGGCACACATTCCCCATGTCAGAGGCCGTGAGGGCCGTGTTTGGTAAGGGTGGCCGGCGGCAGGACCTTGAGGTGCACTGCGATGGCTGTGAGGCATCCAACGTGGTTCCTATCTTAGTCGACACAGCAGACCCTTCACACAGGCCCTTCCTGGTGGTCCGGGCGCGGCAGGTGGAAGAGAAGCACCGCATCAGGAAGAGGGGCCTGGAGTGTGACGGGAGCAGTGGAGGTCTGTGCTGCAGACAGCAGTTCTACATTGACTTCCGCCTCATTGGCTGGAACGACTGGATCATCGCACCTGCGGGTTACTACGGTAACTACTGCGAGGGGAGCTGCCCGGCGTACATGGCGGGGGTACCGGGGTCAGCGTCGTCGTTCCACACGGCAGTGGTCAACCAGTACCGGATGAGGGGCATGAGCCCCGGCTCGGTCAACTCCTGTTGTATCCCCACCAAGCTCAGCACCATGTCTATGCTGTACTTCGACGATGAGTACAACATAGTAAAACGAGATGTGCCCAATATGATAGTGGAAGAGTGTGGCTGTGCCTGA